A region from the Marinobacter sp. SS13-12 genome encodes:
- the rluC gene encoding 23S rRNA pseudouridine(955/2504/2580) synthase RluC translates to MSRSPRQKRASSSSRSARDARSSQAPGTRNAEVKQGVRKVVVDEDNAGQRVDNYLMAQIRDVPRSIIYRIIRKGEVRVNKGRVRPDTRLNTGDEVRIPPVTRKEKPEQVVPGSRVQGVMQDAVIFENDEMLVVNKPSGIAVHGGSGLDFGLIEVLRAARPESKFLELVHRLDRDTSGLVMVAKKRSALRYLQDELRHKRIRKRYHALVAGDWSQSVKRVDEPLLRFELGSGERRVRVDSAGKESLTLFRCLEFYSGYSLVEASPVTGRTHQIRVHSAWAGHPIAGDDKYMDDVSLRAFRSAGGQRLMLHARSLDFTLPSTGEAVHLEAPYDKAFGDTIARLTARRKASE, encoded by the coding sequence ATGTCCAGATCTCCCAGGCAGAAACGCGCTTCTTCCTCATCCCGGTCAGCCAGGGATGCGCGGAGCAGTCAGGCGCCCGGCACCCGGAATGCAGAGGTGAAGCAGGGGGTGCGAAAAGTGGTAGTGGATGAGGACAACGCCGGGCAGCGGGTAGACAATTACCTGATGGCGCAGATTCGGGATGTGCCGCGCAGCATCATCTACCGTATTATCCGCAAGGGCGAGGTGCGGGTGAACAAGGGTCGGGTCAGGCCTGACACCCGCCTGAACACCGGGGATGAAGTGCGCATTCCCCCTGTCACCCGCAAGGAAAAACCGGAGCAGGTTGTACCCGGTTCCCGGGTTCAGGGGGTGATGCAGGATGCGGTCATTTTCGAAAACGATGAGATGCTGGTGGTGAACAAACCATCCGGCATTGCCGTCCATGGTGGCAGCGGCCTGGATTTTGGCCTGATCGAGGTGCTCAGGGCAGCAAGGCCCGAGTCAAAGTTCCTGGAACTCGTTCATCGCCTGGACCGCGATACCTCCGGCCTGGTGATGGTAGCGAAAAAACGCTCGGCGTTGCGCTATCTTCAGGATGAATTGCGCCATAAGCGCATTCGTAAGAGGTATCATGCGCTGGTCGCCGGGGACTGGTCGCAGTCGGTCAAGCGGGTTGACGAACCGTTATTGCGCTTTGAGCTGGGTTCAGGTGAGCGCCGGGTACGGGTAGACAGTGCCGGCAAGGAGTCTCTCACGTTGTTCCGGTGTCTGGAATTCTACAGTGGGTACAGTCTTGTGGAAGCCTCTCCGGTGACGGGGCGAACCCATCAGATTCGTGTGCACAGCGCCTGGGCGGGTCATCCGATTGCCGGGGATGACAAGTATATGGATGATGTGAGTCTTCGGGCTTTCCGCTCCGCTGGTGGCCAGCGATTGATGCTGCATGCCCGGTCGCTGGACTTTACATTGCCTTCAACCGGCGAAGCTGTTCATCTGGAGGCGCCTTATGACAAGGCGTTTGGCGATACCATCGCCAGGCTGACGGCACGTCGGAAGGCATCCGAATAA
- a CDS encoding HAD-IA family hydrolase, whose amino-acid sequence MDVKVVIFDWDGTLVDSVDHIADSLHQAATELGYPELEREAYRDIIGLGMIEALEKLYPGISREEMNTIREGYARYFFSKTTTPQNVFEGMADVLADLRGGGRGCSVATGKSRRGLEGALVSSGLGTHFDITRCADETRSKPDPAMLGEIIRFYGIEPSQAVMIGDTRYDLEMAQRIGMPSIGVEWGVHKRDVLGHYSPHAIVDSVKDLRDVLGL is encoded by the coding sequence ATGGACGTAAAGGTCGTAATTTTTGACTGGGACGGAACACTGGTGGATTCCGTCGACCACATCGCCGACAGCCTTCACCAGGCAGCCACCGAACTGGGTTACCCTGAGCTTGAGCGTGAAGCCTACCGGGATATTATCGGTCTGGGCATGATCGAAGCGTTGGAAAAGCTCTATCCGGGTATCAGTCGCGAAGAAATGAACACCATCCGCGAGGGTTACGCCCGCTACTTCTTTTCCAAGACCACCACTCCACAGAATGTTTTCGAGGGGATGGCGGATGTGTTGGCCGACCTGCGCGGTGGCGGGCGTGGCTGCTCCGTTGCCACTGGCAAGAGTCGCCGCGGCCTTGAAGGCGCACTTGTTTCAAGTGGGCTCGGCACTCATTTCGACATTACCCGCTGTGCCGATGAAACCCGCTCCAAACCGGACCCGGCCATGCTGGGCGAGATTATCCGCTTTTATGGCATCGAGCCGTCCCAGGCCGTAATGATTGGTGATACCCGGTACGATCTCGAGATGGCGCAGCGCATCGGCATGCCCTCCATCGGAGTGGAGTGGGGCGTGCACAAGCGGGATGTGCTGGGGCACTATTCGCCACATGCGATCGTTGATTCTGTAAAGGATCTGCGGGACGTACTTGGCCTCTGA
- a CDS encoding S49 family peptidase encodes MSDWESDRNPGWGSEPESGAEKDAGKRSGSRKSPAIPPESARDWKLIEKLVMSLQSEQRKSRRWGIFFKLLTFGYLFALLLMIQFPFGGALESATKGKHTALVEVEGTIAADELASADNIVGALRNAFEAENSVAIILRINSPGGSPVQSGYIYDEIVRLRDEYPDKKLYAVISDIGASGAYYIAAAADEIYADKASLVGSIGVVAGGFGFTGIMEKIGVDRRLYTAGENKAFLDPFSPEEEEEVQFWEGVLKTTHGQFIESVREGRGDRLADDERLFSGLVWSGEQALELGLIDGLGSSSHVARQVIGQEDLVDYSRRKSPLQDIVDQFGVSVGSGIARYITESRLELR; translated from the coding sequence ATGAGTGATTGGGAGTCAGACAGGAATCCGGGCTGGGGAAGTGAGCCAGAGAGCGGGGCGGAGAAGGATGCGGGCAAGCGGTCCGGGAGCCGCAAGTCGCCGGCAATACCACCGGAATCGGCCCGCGACTGGAAACTGATTGAAAAGCTGGTGATGTCTCTCCAGTCGGAACAAAGAAAGAGTCGGCGCTGGGGAATTTTCTTCAAGCTGCTGACGTTCGGATATCTTTTCGCGCTGTTGCTCATGATTCAGTTCCCCTTTGGCGGAGCCCTGGAGTCTGCCACCAAGGGCAAGCACACGGCTCTTGTGGAAGTGGAGGGCACTATTGCCGCAGATGAACTGGCCAGTGCGGACAATATTGTTGGTGCTCTGCGCAATGCCTTTGAGGCTGAAAATTCGGTGGCTATTATTCTGCGGATTAACAGCCCGGGCGGAAGTCCCGTGCAGTCGGGGTACATCTACGATGAAATCGTCCGTCTGCGGGACGAGTATCCGGATAAAAAATTGTACGCTGTTATTTCCGACATAGGCGCGTCCGGCGCTTACTACATCGCGGCTGCCGCCGATGAGATCTACGCAGACAAAGCCAGCCTGGTTGGTTCCATCGGTGTGGTTGCCGGTGGCTTCGGGTTTACCGGCATAATGGAAAAGATCGGGGTTGACCGCCGTCTCTATACCGCTGGCGAGAACAAGGCGTTTCTCGATCCATTCTCGCCGGAAGAAGAGGAAGAGGTTCAGTTCTGGGAGGGCGTGCTGAAAACCACTCACGGACAGTTTATCGAAAGTGTACGTGAGGGCCGCGGCGATCGCCTCGCCGATGATGAGCGCCTGTTTTCAGGGTTGGTCTGGAGCGGTGAGCAGGCGCTGGAACTGGGCCTTATTGATGGTCTGGGCAGCTCGTCCCACGTAGCCAGGCAGGTGATCGGCCAGGAAGACCTTGTGGATTACAGCCGCCGCAAATCGCCATTGCAGGATATTGTGGATCAGTTCGGCGTGTCGGTGGGTAGCGGCATTGCCCGCTACATTACCGAGTCAAGGCTCGAGCTTCGATGA
- a CDS encoding nucleoside triphosphate pyrophosphatase, with the protein MTPRPLLLASSSPYRRQLLTRLGLPFEAASPDIDESPARNETAAQLATRLAESKARALAKAWPGHWIIGSDQVACLEDGTLLNKPGNHERAVQQLARSSGQRVSFMTGLALLDASSGQIQIHCEPFHAHFRHLRREEIENYLHTEQPYDCAGSFKMEGLGIALFSQLEGRDPNSLVGLPLIALTDMLRNWGLNPLLQPPVRSSKLEP; encoded by the coding sequence ATGACCCCGCGCCCACTCCTGCTCGCCTCCTCATCGCCCTACCGGCGACAACTGCTGACAAGGCTCGGCTTGCCGTTCGAAGCTGCGTCACCGGATATCGATGAATCACCTGCCAGGAACGAAACGGCGGCACAGCTGGCCACACGGCTGGCCGAAAGCAAGGCCAGAGCGCTTGCGAAGGCCTGGCCCGGGCACTGGATTATCGGCTCGGATCAGGTTGCCTGCCTGGAGGATGGCACCCTGCTGAACAAGCCGGGAAACCATGAGCGTGCCGTGCAGCAACTTGCCCGCAGCAGTGGCCAGCGGGTTTCCTTCATGACCGGCCTGGCGCTGCTGGATGCCAGCTCAGGACAGATACAGATCCACTGTGAGCCTTTCCATGCCCACTTCCGGCACCTCAGGCGAGAAGAGATCGAGAATTATCTGCATACGGAGCAACCCTATGACTGCGCCGGCAGCTTCAAGATGGAAGGCCTGGGTATCGCGCTATTCAGCCAGCTGGAGGGCAGAGACCCCAACAGCCTGGTAGGCCTGCCCTTGATCGCACTGACTGACATGCTGCGGAACTGGGGGCTGAATCCGCTGCTCCAGCCCCCGGTCAGATCATCGAAGCTCGAGCCTTGA
- a CDS encoding YceD family protein, protein MSNASSAELPKTVDPYRLAEQNIVLEGEIPLKALSRFGDSVYGFEDGAVCRVELLFSMDSERRRMVTGELEAPVILECQRCMGPMQKTLVSSFTLGLVTSDEQAQQLPKELEPFLTDDFSANLWSMTEDELLLVLPPFPLHERDECPAREELEAFEPDNSGEEPVKKSEDNPFSVLADLKTKKH, encoded by the coding sequence ATGTCAAATGCCTCAAGCGCCGAGCTGCCCAAAACTGTCGATCCTTATCGTTTGGCAGAGCAAAACATTGTGTTGGAGGGAGAAATTCCTCTGAAGGCATTGTCTCGCTTTGGTGATTCCGTTTACGGATTTGAGGACGGTGCGGTGTGCCGTGTAGAGCTGTTATTTTCCATGGACAGTGAGCGCCGGCGCATGGTGACAGGCGAGCTGGAAGCGCCGGTAATCCTGGAATGTCAGCGTTGCATGGGGCCCATGCAGAAAACGCTGGTTTCCAGCTTTACGCTGGGGCTGGTAACCAGCGATGAGCAGGCGCAACAGTTGCCCAAGGAACTTGAACCGTTTCTGACAGACGATTTCAGCGCGAATTTGTGGTCCATGACCGAAGACGAGCTGCTGCTGGTTCTGCCTCCGTTCCCGCTTCATGAGCGCGACGAGTGTCCCGCCAGGGAGGAACTGGAAGCCTTCGAGCCGGATAATTCCGGTGAAGAGCCGGTGAAAAAGTCTGAAGACAATCCGTTCAGCGTGCTGGCGGATCTCAAGACGAAGAAACACTAA
- the rpmF gene encoding 50S ribosomal protein L32 produces MAVQKNRKTRSKRGMRRSHDALSTAALSTDTTTGEVHRRHHVSPDGFYRGKQVIEASDE; encoded by the coding sequence ATGGCTGTACAGAAGAACCGAAAGACCCGCTCAAAGCGCGGTATGCGTCGCTCACACGACGCCCTGAGCACTGCAGCTTTGTCCACTGACACCACCACTGGTGAAGTGCATCGTCGTCACCATGTGTCGCCAGACGGTTTTTACCGTGGCAAGCAGGTAATTGAGGCCAGCGACGAGTAA
- the plsX gene encoding phosphate acyltransferase PlsX: MKPVTIAIDAMSGDRGAAVVVSASLDAVKENEALSLVLVGIRSELEALLHEGHPRIRIVEAADVVRMNERPSHALRHKRNSSMAVALGLVRDGVAQGCVSAGNTGALMAFGRSVIRMYPGIERPAIAKLIPSLRGRCHVLDLGANVDSTAENLYQYALMGSLMASAICNQPEPRVALLNVGEEEIKGNEQVRLASHMLAQCDTINYIGYIEGSDLFRDVADVVVCDGFVGNIALKTGEGVAGLLIELLEQAFTKTLYGKFVGLLARPMIGRLLRLMDPSRHNGASLLGLQGVVIKSHGNANERAMLAAIRQAVLEVELEVPIRINERLDDLMF, encoded by the coding sequence GTGAAGCCGGTCACCATCGCGATTGACGCCATGAGTGGTGATCGCGGAGCCGCCGTGGTGGTCTCCGCTTCACTGGATGCGGTGAAAGAAAACGAAGCCTTGAGTCTTGTTCTGGTGGGAATCCGGAGCGAGCTCGAGGCTTTGTTGCATGAGGGCCACCCTCGGATTCGCATTGTCGAGGCAGCTGATGTGGTGCGCATGAATGAGCGGCCCTCCCATGCACTTCGGCATAAACGCAATTCCTCCATGGCCGTTGCCCTTGGGCTGGTTCGTGATGGCGTTGCCCAGGGCTGCGTCAGCGCCGGTAATACCGGCGCGCTGATGGCTTTCGGGCGATCTGTTATCCGCATGTATCCGGGTATCGAGCGGCCCGCGATTGCCAAACTGATCCCGTCCCTGCGGGGCCGCTGCCACGTGCTGGACCTGGGTGCCAACGTGGATTCCACGGCGGAAAACCTCTATCAGTATGCCTTGATGGGGTCACTGATGGCGTCGGCCATCTGTAATCAGCCCGAGCCGCGCGTGGCACTGCTGAACGTCGGCGAGGAAGAGATCAAGGGTAATGAGCAGGTGCGGCTTGCCTCTCATATGCTGGCTCAGTGCGATACCATCAATTACATCGGGTATATCGAGGGCAGTGACCTGTTCAGGGATGTGGCTGATGTGGTGGTGTGTGATGGTTTCGTTGGCAATATCGCCCTGAAGACCGGCGAGGGCGTTGCCGGACTGTTGATTGAGCTGCTGGAGCAGGCATTCACCAAAACCCTTTACGGGAAATTTGTCGGCTTGCTGGCCCGGCCGATGATCGGGCGTCTGCTCAGACTGATGGACCCTTCGCGCCATAACGGCGCCAGCCTTCTCGGGCTCCAGGGTGTAGTGATCAAGAGCCACGGCAATGCGAATGAGCGCGCCATGCTGGCAGCGATTCGTCAGGCTGTACTCGAGGTAGAGCTGGAAGTGCCCATCCGCATCAATGAACGTCTCGATGACCTGATGTTCTGA
- the fabD gene encoding ACP S-malonyltransferase yields MNSAFIFPGQGSQSVGMLATAAESWPIIEKTFSEASDLLGYDLWHLCQHGPAEELNQTTVTQPALLTASVALWRQWFVAGGKAPDFLAGHSLGEYSALVAAESLNFFDAIKLVRLRGELMQTAVPAGEGKMAAIIGLEDDDVIAACSEAANGDVVSAVNFNAPGQVVIAGSAAAVERAIEACKARGARKAMPLPVSVPSHCALMKGAAEELAAALDEVSFNDAVIPVVQNVTATVAQDSDTLKSNLVKQLYSPVLWTDTIRELVANEVGIAVECGAGKVLAGLAKRIDRDLSVYGIEEPDALTKASEAFGQKG; encoded by the coding sequence ATGAATTCAGCTTTTATTTTTCCCGGACAAGGATCGCAGTCTGTAGGCATGCTGGCGACAGCAGCCGAGAGCTGGCCGATCATAGAAAAAACCTTCTCGGAAGCCTCCGACCTACTGGGGTATGACCTCTGGCACCTGTGCCAGCATGGCCCGGCAGAGGAACTGAACCAGACCACGGTGACACAGCCCGCCCTGCTTACCGCCAGTGTTGCGCTGTGGCGGCAATGGTTTGTCGCCGGTGGTAAGGCGCCTGATTTTCTGGCCGGACACAGCCTTGGGGAATACAGCGCCCTGGTGGCGGCCGAGAGTCTGAACTTTTTTGATGCCATCAAGCTGGTACGTTTGCGCGGTGAGCTCATGCAAACAGCTGTGCCGGCCGGTGAAGGCAAGATGGCGGCCATTATCGGTCTGGAGGATGACGATGTTATCGCGGCCTGTTCAGAGGCCGCCAATGGTGATGTGGTTAGTGCCGTGAACTTCAATGCGCCTGGCCAGGTGGTGATTGCCGGTTCTGCTGCTGCAGTGGAGCGTGCTATCGAGGCCTGCAAGGCTCGTGGTGCGCGCAAGGCAATGCCTCTGCCGGTGAGTGTGCCGTCCCACTGTGCGCTGATGAAGGGTGCTGCAGAGGAGCTGGCAGCAGCACTTGATGAAGTCAGTTTTAACGATGCTGTCATTCCCGTGGTTCAGAATGTCACAGCGACTGTTGCCCAGGATAGCGACACACTCAAGAGCAATCTGGTCAAGCAGCTATACTCTCCAGTGTTGTGGACAGACACAATCCGCGAGCTGGTGGCTAATGAAGTCGGGATCGCGGTAGAGTGCGGCGCCGGCAAGGTGCTTGCTGGCCTGGCAAAGCGGATCGATCGTGACCTGTCGGTCTATGGAATTGAGGAGCCGGATGCCCTGACAAAGGCGTCAGAGGCATTCGGACAGAAAGGATAG
- the fabG gene encoding 3-oxoacyl-ACP reductase FabG, translated as MSLEGKTALVTGATRGIGKAIARALADQGATVVGTATSEAGAESISADLKAAGAKGFGIVMNVADPDSIDAGLKEVNEKAGTPVILVNNAGITRDNLLMRLKDDDWSSVIETNLSSVYRTSKAVLRGMAKARWGRVINISSVVAGMGNPGQANYCAAKAGVEGFTRSLAKEMSNRGITANCVAPGFIDTDMTRKLDDKQREAMMEVIPAGRLGEPEEVAAVVAFLASEAAGYVTGETIHVNGGMYMG; from the coding sequence ATGTCTCTTGAAGGCAAAACTGCACTGGTAACCGGTGCAACCCGTGGAATCGGTAAAGCCATCGCCAGAGCGCTGGCTGATCAGGGCGCAACAGTCGTTGGCACCGCAACAAGTGAAGCGGGTGCGGAGTCTATCTCGGCCGATCTGAAAGCCGCGGGCGCGAAGGGTTTCGGTATTGTAATGAACGTCGCGGACCCGGACAGCATCGACGCCGGGCTGAAAGAAGTGAATGAAAAAGCCGGTACCCCGGTGATCCTGGTCAACAACGCGGGGATCACCCGTGATAACCTGTTAATGCGCCTGAAGGACGACGACTGGTCGTCTGTGATTGAAACCAACCTGTCGAGTGTCTATCGCACCAGCAAGGCTGTATTGCGTGGCATGGCAAAGGCCCGATGGGGCCGGGTTATCAATATCAGCTCGGTAGTGGCAGGCATGGGTAATCCCGGGCAGGCCAACTACTGTGCTGCCAAGGCCGGTGTAGAGGGCTTTACCCGTAGCCTGGCGAAAGAAATGTCGAACCGGGGCATCACCGCAAACTGTGTTGCCCCGGGATTTATTGACACGGATATGACCCGAAAACTGGACGACAAGCAACGCGAGGCTATGATGGAAGTCATACCTGCCGGTCGTCTGGGTGAGCCGGAAGAAGTGGCAGCGGTTGTTGCCTTCCTGGCCTCGGAGGCCGCCGGTTACGTGACGGGCGAAACGATTCACGTCAATGGCGGTATGTACATGGGATAG
- the acpP gene encoding acyl carrier protein, with protein sequence MSTVEERVKKIVCEQLGVKESEVQNTSSFVEDLGADSLDTVELVMALEEEFETEIPDEEAEKLASVQDAIDYIVAHT encoded by the coding sequence ATGAGTACAGTTGAAGAGCGCGTTAAGAAGATCGTTTGTGAGCAGTTGGGCGTGAAAGAGTCCGAAGTTCAGAACACATCTTCTTTTGTAGAGGACCTTGGCGCTGACTCACTGGACACCGTTGAGCTGGTCATGGCACTCGAGGAAGAGTTCGAGACCGAGATTCCGGACGAGGAAGCGGAAAAGCTGGCGAGTGTTCAGGACGCGATCGACTACATCGTCGCGCACACCTGA
- the fabF gene encoding beta-ketoacyl-ACP synthase II — translation MAKRRVVITGMGMLSPLGNDVDSSWEGILAGRSGITEIDRFDTTGYNTRIGGGIKNLDMESYLSTKDARKLDPFIHYGLIAAQQAVNASGLEDYADLDRERVGVAIGSGIGGLEYIEKTVITMEKSGPRKVSPFFVPASVINMISGNVAIRFGYQGPNIAIVTACTTGTHNIGYAARTIAYGDADVMLAGGSEMATTRSSIAAFSAARALSTRNDEPEKASRPWDSGRDGFVLSDGAGVVVLEELEHAKRRGATIHGEVIGFGMSDDAFHITSPPANGEGAARSMKNAIRDAGLDPDTVDYINAHGTSTQVGDVAEVAAVKSVFADHAYKLSVSSTKSMTGHLLGAAGAVEAIFSLLSIRDGVLPPTINLDEPDEGCDLDFVAGKSRKADVRVALSNSFGFGGTNGTLIFRRYED, via the coding sequence ATGGCTAAACGACGTGTTGTGATAACAGGCATGGGAATGCTGTCACCACTGGGCAATGATGTGGATTCGTCCTGGGAGGGTATCCTGGCCGGGCGCAGTGGTATCACCGAAATCGACCGGTTCGACACGACCGGATACAACACACGGATCGGCGGCGGTATCAAAAATCTGGATATGGAATCCTACCTGTCCACCAAAGACGCCAGGAAGCTCGACCCATTTATTCATTATGGTCTCATTGCAGCCCAGCAGGCAGTCAATGCCAGCGGTCTGGAAGACTATGCTGACCTCGATCGGGAAAGGGTGGGGGTTGCCATTGGCTCTGGTATCGGCGGTCTTGAATATATCGAAAAGACGGTCATTACCATGGAGAAATCGGGGCCCAGAAAGGTGTCGCCATTCTTTGTGCCAGCGTCCGTCATCAACATGATCTCCGGTAATGTCGCCATTCGCTTTGGTTACCAGGGCCCCAACATTGCCATCGTGACCGCCTGCACCACGGGCACCCACAATATCGGTTATGCCGCCCGTACCATCGCCTATGGTGATGCGGATGTGATGCTGGCGGGTGGGTCGGAAATGGCGACCACTCGCAGCTCCATCGCCGCATTTTCGGCGGCCAGGGCCTTATCCACTCGCAATGACGAGCCGGAAAAGGCGAGCCGGCCCTGGGACTCTGGCAGGGATGGTTTTGTACTCAGTGATGGCGCCGGCGTGGTGGTGCTTGAGGAACTTGAGCATGCCAAGCGCAGAGGCGCAACCATCCACGGGGAAGTCATCGGATTTGGCATGAGTGACGACGCTTTTCACATCACCTCCCCGCCGGCAAATGGCGAAGGTGCGGCCCGCTCAATGAAAAATGCCATCCGCGATGCCGGACTTGACCCCGACACGGTCGACTACATCAACGCTCACGGCACCTCCACCCAGGTGGGTGACGTAGCCGAAGTAGCCGCCGTAAAATCGGTGTTTGCCGACCACGCCTACAAGTTGTCTGTGAGCAGCACGAAGTCCATGACCGGACATCTCCTCGGCGCGGCAGGTGCCGTTGAGGCCATTTTCTCGTTGTTGTCGATTCGCGACGGTGTCCTGCCTCCCACCATCAACCTGGATGAGCCGGATGAAGGCTGTGACCTCGACTTTGTCGCCGGTAAAAGCCGCAAGGCGGACGTTCGGGTTGCCCTGTCAAACTCCTTCGGGTTTGGCGGAACCAACGGTACCCTGATTTTCCGGCGCTACGAGGACTGA
- the pabC gene encoding aminodeoxychorismate lyase — protein sequence MLNVIRADSSDIPAADRGLAYGDGLFETIRMRGHQAVLRRLHLDRMVADAARLGIPVDRRGLDAAITQAGFDYEAGFEGFDWVLKLVLTRGNGGRGYRLPEICQPHLIVSVSAMPTLPDNGGVVADCSKFPLTVNPQLAGIKTLNRLEQVMASREFTGKEFELIMRDSAGNLVEGTRTNLFVRHGDKWLTPPVGSLAVAGVMRKYLIDCLRETGHEIREETVPPSILSLPGFRGLYLTNSVVGIVPVRIMSGVDLPVDGGLETICDPLQTLE from the coding sequence GTGCTGAATGTTATCCGGGCTGACAGCAGTGACATTCCCGCAGCCGATCGCGGACTAGCCTATGGTGACGGCCTGTTTGAAACCATCCGGATGCGCGGTCACCAGGCCGTATTGCGCCGGCTCCATCTGGACCGGATGGTGGCGGATGCCGCTCGGCTGGGCATACCGGTTGACCGTCGTGGCCTGGATGCCGCAATAACGCAGGCCGGGTTCGATTACGAAGCCGGTTTTGAAGGCTTCGACTGGGTGCTCAAGCTCGTTCTTACCCGCGGCAACGGAGGGCGGGGGTATCGCTTGCCCGAGATCTGCCAGCCTCACCTGATTGTGTCCGTATCAGCCATGCCGACGCTCCCCGACAATGGCGGAGTTGTGGCAGACTGTTCAAAATTTCCGCTGACGGTGAATCCACAACTGGCCGGTATCAAAACGCTCAACCGGCTGGAACAGGTTATGGCAAGCCGCGAGTTTACCGGTAAGGAGTTCGAGCTGATTATGCGGGATTCAGCAGGAAACCTGGTTGAGGGTACACGGACAAATCTGTTTGTCCGGCACGGTGATAAATGGCTTACCCCACCTGTCGGAAGTCTTGCGGTAGCAGGTGTAATGCGAAAGTATCTGATTGATTGTCTGAGGGAAACCGGACACGAGATCCGCGAGGAAACCGTTCCGCCTTCCATCCTCTCGTTGCCCGGTTTCCGGGGGCTTTATCTGACCAACAGCGTTGTGGGTATTGTTCCTGTTCGCATAATGAGTGGTGTTGATTTGCCAGTGGATGGCGGGCTTGAGACAATCTGCGACCCTCTGCAAACATTGGAATAA
- the mltG gene encoding endolytic transglycosylase MltG, whose product MFKKLLISLFCLVVLAVAGSSLWVWQGLQTLEQPVALTEPVLFSVPSGSGYGQVARKLEEEGLAGDSLWLKIHGRLFPDQTRLKAGEYEFTAGMSTLDMIAMMVAGATKHWQIQFIEGWTFRDMRRALEASERLEKVTTDWTDDQIMEAMGAEGEHPEGRFFPDTYLFTSNESDLDLLRRAFERMEEVLAAEWESKAENLPYDSPYEALIMASIVERETGAAHEREEVAGVFVRRLEKGMRLQTDPTVIYGMGESYQGRITRSDLQTRTDYNTYRIDGLPPTPIALPGQEAIHAALNPADGDALYFVARGDGTHKFSRTLQEHQKAVREFQLNRRSDYRSSPAPVPAPETGETEQ is encoded by the coding sequence TTGTTCAAGAAGTTATTAATCAGTCTGTTTTGCCTCGTCGTTCTGGCAGTTGCCGGCAGTAGCCTCTGGGTATGGCAGGGGCTCCAGACCCTTGAGCAACCGGTAGCACTGACCGAGCCGGTGCTGTTCAGTGTTCCCTCCGGTAGTGGTTACGGGCAGGTTGCCCGCAAGCTCGAGGAGGAAGGTCTTGCAGGTGACAGCCTGTGGCTGAAGATCCATGGCAGGCTCTTCCCGGACCAGACGCGCCTGAAGGCAGGGGAGTACGAATTCACCGCCGGAATGAGTACGCTGGACATGATTGCGATGATGGTGGCCGGCGCCACCAAGCACTGGCAGATCCAGTTCATCGAAGGTTGGACATTCCGGGATATGCGCCGTGCGCTGGAAGCCAGCGAACGACTTGAGAAAGTAACCACGGACTGGACCGACGATCAGATCATGGAAGCCATGGGGGCTGAAGGCGAGCATCCTGAGGGGCGGTTCTTCCCGGATACCTATCTGTTTACCAGTAATGAATCCGATCTCGATCTGTTGCGCCGTGCATTCGAAAGGATGGAAGAAGTGCTGGCCGCTGAATGGGAGTCCAAAGCTGAAAACCTGCCTTATGATTCGCCTTACGAAGCACTGATCATGGCCTCGATTGTCGAGCGGGAAACGGGTGCCGCCCACGAACGTGAAGAGGTAGCGGGTGTTTTCGTCCGCCGCCTGGAGAAAGGCATGCGGCTGCAGACGGACCCAACGGTGATTTATGGCATGGGAGAGAGTTATCAGGGCCGAATCACCCGCAGCGATCTGCAAACCCGCACTGACTACAACACTTACCGCATCGATGGCCTGCCACCGACACCCATAGCCTTGCCCGGACAGGAAGCGATTCACGCTGCACTGAACCCGGCCGATGGTGATGCCCTGTATTTTGTCGCACGCGGTGACGGCACCCACAAGTTTTCCCGGACCTTGCAGGAGCATCAGAAGGCCGTGCGGGAATTCCAGCTCAACCGCCGCTCTGACTACCGCTCGTCGCCGGCACCTGTCCCGGCTCCTGAAACCGGGGAAACTGAGCAATGA